In Candidatus Zixiibacteriota bacterium, the sequence GACTACGGGCAGGTGGCGTGCGTTATCGGGGGTCGGGAATTCACGTTTCTGGCGCGCTCGGCGACGGGCAAACCGATTGCCCGCAACGCACCCGTGCGGATCAAGTCGAAGTCCGGCAACGTTGTCACCGTCTCACCTGAGCAGTAAGTACCAAGAACATAGAGTCATCTTGTGGAGGGTATGGGCATGGAGAATCTCGTCGAATATTTGACCTGGCCGATTATCGGACTGGCGGCGGTGGTCGCGCTGTTTGTACTGATCCGGGCGCTGTCCGTCTTCTACGTTCGGGTTCCCCCGAACAAGGCGGCCTTTTTCTATGGAGCACGAAGCGGCCGAAAGCATACCCAGCGAGTGCAAGTCGAGGCTGAGCCGGGCGGTCCGGGAGTAACGGTACTTCCTCCGGGCACCGTTGTAGTGACCGGCGGCGGGCGGATTCGCAAGCCGATCATCGAGGATGTGCAGTTCCTGGACTTGACCGAGATCTCTCTGCCGCAGATCCGGGTCGAGAACATGCCAAACACCGACGGCGTGCTGGTCACGGTCGAGGCAGTGGCAAATATACGGTTCAAAGACGACGCGCAGTCGCTTTTGGCGGCGGGCTCGCGTTTCCTGGGCATGCCCAACGAGCACGTGCAGGCGGTGGCCCGCGAAACGCTGGAAGCCAACCTTCGTGGGGTAACCGGCACGCTGACGGTCGACCAGTTGATCCGCGACCGCGATGCGTTCCGGCAGCAGGTGCTTCGCGAGGCCGGTGAAGACCTGGCGCGGCTGGGGATGCAGATCGACGTTTTCAACCCGCAGTCGATTACCGACGAGCAGGGCTATATCGAGGCCCTTGGCAAAAAGCGGACGGCCGAGGTAAAGCGCGACGCCACGGTCGGGGAGGCCGAGGCGCTGTCGGAGGCGAAAAAGCGGTCGACCGACGCGGAGCGGGACGCCGAAGTGGTGGCGATGGAAAACGAGCGGCTCAAGGCCGAGGCGCGCAAGAACACCGAGGTCGCCAAACAGGTGTATCAGGCCGAGATTGCCCGCGAGAGCGCGGTGACCGCCCAGGTCGGGCCGCTGACGACGGCGACCGAAATGCAGAAGGTCGTCGTGGCGGAAGTCAAGATCGAAGAAGAGCGATCGCGCGCCCAGATCAGCGTCGAACAACAAAACATCATGCGCGAGCAGAAATCGCAGGAGGCCGTAATCGTGGTGCCCGCCAAGGCGAAGGCGGACGCCCAGGTGAAGGAAGCCGAGGGGTACAAAGTCTCCCAGATATCCCGGGCGGACGGCGACAAGTATGCGACAATCGCGCGGGCCGACGCCGAACAGCACAAGCGTTCGGCCGAGGGGTCCGGTGAGGCCGAAGCGCTTCGTGCCACGGGTCTCGCCGAGGCCGACGTTATCGAACGGCAGGGCCTTGCCAGGGCCGTTTCGGTCTCGGAGCTCGCCAAGGCATACCAGCAGTTCAACCAGGCGGCCATCACGCTCGAGGTGCTGAAGGTGCTGCCGCAGACGATCGCCTCGCTCGGCACCGTCTTTGGATCGATCGCCGCCCCCATGGGTAACATTGATAAGCTGGTCGTCGTCGATGCCGGCGGAAGCGGCGATAACCAGGGCGCGCTGAACCGGTTTACCAAGACCGGCCCCCTCATGCTGTTGCAGTTGATGGAGCAGGCGAAGGCGGTCGGTATTGACGTATCCGAACTGATTGGGAAGC encodes:
- a CDS encoding SPFH domain-containing protein; translation: MENLVEYLTWPIIGLAAVVALFVLIRALSVFYVRVPPNKAAFFYGARSGRKHTQRVQVEAEPGGPGVTVLPPGTVVVTGGGRIRKPIIEDVQFLDLTEISLPQIRVENMPNTDGVLVTVEAVANIRFKDDAQSLLAAGSRFLGMPNEHVQAVARETLEANLRGVTGTLTVDQLIRDRDAFRQQVLREAGEDLARLGMQIDVFNPQSITDEQGYIEALGKKRTAEVKRDATVGEAEALSEAKKRSTDAERDAEVVAMENERLKAEARKNTEVAKQVYQAEIARESAVTAQVGPLTTATEMQKVVVAEVKIEEERSRAQISVEQQNIMREQKSQEAVIVVPAKAKADAQVKEAEGYKVSQISRADGDKYATIARADAEQHKRSAEGSGEAEALRATGLAEADVIERQGLARAVSVSELAKAYQQFNQAAITLEVLKVLPQTIASLGTVFGSIAAPMGNIDKLVVVDAGGSGDNQGALNRFTKTGPLMLLQLMEQAKAVGIDVSELIGKLGIKPESTEPLATTEETTSDEAKHRRK